One stretch of Roseimicrobium sp. ORNL1 DNA includes these proteins:
- the metG gene encoding methionine--tRNA ligase, with translation MKPYYLTTAIDYTNAPPHIGHAYEKILADVMVRFQRLAGREAYFLTGADQHGQKVQKSAEKEGVSPAQFVDDITAKFIAMWDRLNVRYDHYAQTVDPKHKKVVQAMLQKLHDCGQLYKQSYGGFYSVRQEQFLTDKERGPDGNFGEEWGEVVELQEENWYFRLSEHVEWLRGYIKSHPDFIFPAFRANDVLNALEGGQDLCISRPVERLSWGIPLPFDERFVNYVWFDALTNYISFAGYLADEVGNEGMPDFAKLWPADAHVIGKDILVPAHAIYWPIMLHALGFSDEQIPRLIVHGWWNIKGAKMSKSVGNVVGPAELADLVTVDGLRFYLMRSMATGYDADLSVDRMIIDVYTGELLKGLGNLLNRAVNMAQKYRSGLLAASSYDDDLNKALRQTVAEAPARYSEKMNAWAIHEGIAEAWKIVDHGNKFVEDTAPFKLAKDPEQAARLDSILAHLAEAVAHVSVLLSPIMPDACAEIRRQLNWQMPDGFTVNDLKWGLLPAGHQLNEPKILFPRIELEGDKK, from the coding sequence GTGAAACCGTACTACCTCACCACCGCCATTGATTACACGAATGCGCCCCCGCATATCGGCCATGCCTACGAAAAAATCCTGGCGGATGTGATGGTGCGCTTCCAGCGCCTCGCAGGCCGTGAAGCCTATTTCCTGACCGGCGCGGACCAGCACGGCCAGAAGGTGCAGAAGAGTGCGGAGAAGGAGGGTGTAAGCCCGGCCCAGTTCGTGGATGACATCACGGCGAAATTCATCGCCATGTGGGATCGCCTGAACGTGCGCTACGACCACTATGCGCAGACGGTCGACCCGAAGCACAAGAAGGTCGTGCAGGCCATGCTGCAGAAGCTGCATGACTGCGGCCAGCTCTACAAGCAAAGCTACGGCGGCTTCTACAGCGTGCGCCAGGAGCAATTCCTTACCGACAAGGAACGCGGTCCCGATGGCAACTTCGGCGAGGAATGGGGCGAGGTAGTGGAACTTCAGGAGGAGAACTGGTACTTCCGCCTCAGCGAGCACGTGGAGTGGTTGCGTGGCTACATCAAGAGCCATCCCGATTTCATCTTCCCCGCCTTCCGCGCGAATGACGTGCTGAACGCCCTCGAAGGCGGTCAGGACCTCTGCATCTCCCGCCCTGTCGAGCGCCTGAGCTGGGGCATTCCCCTGCCCTTTGATGAGCGTTTTGTGAACTATGTGTGGTTCGATGCACTCACGAACTACATCAGCTTCGCCGGCTACCTCGCGGATGAAGTAGGCAACGAAGGTATGCCCGACTTCGCCAAGCTCTGGCCTGCCGATGCCCACGTGATCGGCAAGGACATCCTCGTGCCCGCCCATGCCATCTACTGGCCCATCATGCTGCATGCCCTCGGCTTCAGCGATGAGCAGATTCCCCGCCTGATTGTGCACGGCTGGTGGAACATCAAGGGCGCGAAGATGAGCAAGAGCGTCGGCAACGTGGTGGGACCTGCCGAACTGGCCGATCTCGTCACCGTGGACGGCCTGCGCTTCTACCTCATGAGGAGCATGGCCACTGGCTACGACGCTGATTTGAGCGTCGACCGCATGATCATCGATGTCTATACCGGCGAGCTTCTCAAAGGTCTGGGCAATCTGCTGAATCGCGCCGTCAACATGGCGCAGAAGTACCGCAGCGGCCTGCTTGCGGCGTCTTCCTACGATGATGACCTCAACAAGGCTCTGAGACAAACGGTAGCGGAGGCTCCTGCCCGGTATTCCGAGAAGATGAACGCATGGGCCATCCACGAAGGCATTGCCGAGGCGTGGAAGATTGTCGACCACGGCAACAAGTTCGTGGAAGACACTGCCCCATTCAAACTCGCCAAGGATCCGGAACAGGCGGCGCGTCTCGACAGTATTCTGGCCCACCTCGCCGAAGCGGTGGCCCATGTCAGCGTGCTGCTTAGTCCCATCATGCCTGATGCGTGCGCGGAAATTCGTCGCCAGCTTAACTGGCAGATGCCGGATGGCTTTACGGTGAATGACCTGAAGTGGGGCCTGCTACCCGCCGGTCACCAGCTGAACGAGCCGAAGATTCTCTTCCCCAGAATCGAGCTCGAAGGCGACAAAAAATAA
- a CDS encoding ion transporter — protein MSKPANAPADHDTNQEPLTFLDVVTFWLSVYVLIALIAEYLFKLSEDTKVILAYSDWIVCGIFFIDFVRRFVRARSKLGYMKWGWIDLLSCIPMVDAFRAGRIYRLVRVIRILRAFRSSRNIVGLLYRKRAQNTFAVVATTTFVATVFSAIIVMEFERDSASRINEPSDAIWWAFCTVTTVGYGDYYPVTTEGRITAVVLMTLGVGLFGTLAGYVGSMFTGPTSKAEIHKLSSMEEKMENLQATVERLEKLLLEQQVTPSANGKHTSRV, from the coding sequence ATGTCCAAACCTGCCAATGCCCCCGCTGACCACGATACCAATCAGGAACCGCTGACCTTTCTGGACGTCGTCACCTTCTGGCTCTCAGTGTATGTGCTGATTGCCCTCATCGCGGAGTACCTCTTCAAGCTCTCCGAAGACACGAAGGTCATCCTGGCCTATTCAGACTGGATTGTGTGCGGCATCTTCTTCATCGACTTCGTACGGCGGTTCGTCCGCGCCCGCTCGAAGCTGGGCTACATGAAGTGGGGCTGGATCGATCTGCTGTCCTGCATTCCCATGGTGGACGCCTTCCGCGCCGGGAGAATCTACCGCCTCGTCCGCGTCATTCGCATCCTGCGCGCCTTCCGCTCCTCCCGCAACATCGTGGGCCTGCTCTACCGCAAGCGTGCGCAGAACACCTTTGCCGTGGTGGCCACCACCACCTTCGTGGCCACGGTGTTCTCCGCCATCATCGTGATGGAGTTTGAGCGCGATTCCGCCTCTCGCATCAACGAACCTTCCGACGCCATTTGGTGGGCCTTCTGCACCGTCACCACGGTGGGCTACGGCGACTACTATCCCGTGACCACCGAGGGGCGCATCACCGCCGTGGTCCTCATGACCTTGGGAGTCGGCCTCTTTGGCACACTTGCGGGGTACGTCGGAAGCATGTTCACCGGTCCCACCTCCAAGGCGGAGATTCACAAACTTTCTTCCATGGAAGAGAAAATGGAGAACCTGCAAGCCACGGTGGAGAGGTTGGAGAAGTTGCTGTTGGAGCAGCAGGTCACTCCCTCCGCCAACGGCAAACACACCAGCAGAGTGTAG
- a CDS encoding enolase C-terminal domain-like protein has protein sequence MTSDQPLRVELKTLHLTEPFRIAHGTSTERQVLRLHWGDAVGEAPFVPYYGENPEDTLRWVQGLAWQGSPVPEAGPRAGRLALDVLWHDAVGKQRGLPLWKLWELDATKLPPACRSFSIPTDLDAFAEKVRETHRQFRVLKLKLGSGNAEFDEAITAKAREAAPQATIFADANGGWSVETAAALIPKLARYDLAFVEQPLHHSGGVAAWRELRKAMPHSPLPLYADESAQNVDDARALSGLVDGVNVKLLKSGSLKEAREMIHTARVLKMRVLLGCMIESSIGVTAAAHLAPLADLVDLDGHLYVADDDYSGVKFGDAGEVLLPEGAGLGVAPS, from the coding sequence ATGACGAGTGACCAGCCCCTGCGCGTGGAATTGAAGACTCTGCATCTCACGGAGCCCTTCCGGATTGCGCATGGGACTTCCACCGAGCGACAGGTATTGCGACTGCACTGGGGCGATGCGGTGGGTGAGGCGCCGTTTGTTCCCTACTACGGGGAGAATCCCGAAGACACACTGCGCTGGGTTCAAGGTCTCGCGTGGCAGGGGAGTCCTGTGCCGGAGGCAGGTCCGCGCGCGGGAAGACTCGCCCTGGATGTGCTGTGGCATGATGCCGTGGGGAAGCAGCGTGGTCTGCCACTCTGGAAGCTGTGGGAACTCGATGCGACGAAGCTGCCGCCCGCGTGCCGCTCCTTCAGCATTCCCACGGATCTGGATGCTTTCGCGGAAAAGGTGCGCGAGACGCATCGCCAGTTCCGCGTGCTGAAGCTGAAGCTTGGCAGCGGGAATGCGGAGTTCGATGAAGCCATCACGGCCAAGGCGCGTGAAGCGGCCCCGCAGGCGACCATCTTTGCGGATGCGAATGGTGGCTGGAGTGTGGAAACGGCCGCAGCGCTTATACCGAAGCTGGCGCGGTATGATTTGGCCTTCGTCGAGCAGCCGCTGCATCACTCTGGTGGGGTGGCTGCGTGGCGTGAACTGCGCAAGGCGATGCCGCACTCTCCGCTCCCGCTCTATGCGGATGAGAGCGCGCAGAATGTCGATGATGCGCGGGCTTTGTCTGGCTTGGTCGATGGCGTGAATGTGAAACTCCTGAAGAGCGGCAGCCTCAAAGAGGCGCGGGAGATGATTCACACAGCGCGTGTGCTGAAGATGCGCGTGCTGTTGGGATGTATGATCGAGAGCAGCATCGGTGTCACTGCGGCTGCCCATCTCGCGCCCCTGGCGGATTTGGTGGATCTCGATGGCCACCTTTATGTGGCGGATGACGACTACAGTGGTGTGAAGTTTGGCGACGCAGGAGAAGTTTTGCTGCCCGAAGGTGCGGGACTTGGAGTGGCACCCAGCTAG
- a CDS encoding DUF1080 domain-containing protein, with product MLGIACIGFISGVTYAQAPSPTAEAKKPNEKEKEKRMTPDGKWEVHSMTRPKPSVVEPKYDGQPVPPPQGAKVLFNGKDLSQWKGSPRKDSPDQSEAPKWKVQDGYAEIVGRAGSLKSKETIKGDVHLHIEWATPAEIVGKGQGRGNSGVYLGGFPEIQVLDSYENETYADGQAAALYGNYPPAVNASKKPGEWQSYDIIAERAKVENGKVVRKARLTVKHNGVVVHDKVELDTRTMEGDITLQDHLNPVRYRNIWVLPLKNDEPKS from the coding sequence ATGCTCGGCATCGCATGCATCGGCTTTATCTCAGGTGTTACCTACGCGCAGGCTCCCAGTCCGACAGCCGAGGCGAAGAAACCCAACGAGAAGGAAAAAGAAAAGCGCATGACTCCCGACGGAAAATGGGAGGTGCACAGCATGACCCGCCCGAAGCCATCCGTGGTGGAGCCGAAGTATGATGGTCAGCCCGTGCCACCACCCCAAGGTGCGAAAGTGCTTTTCAATGGAAAGGACCTCTCCCAATGGAAGGGCTCACCGCGCAAAGATTCGCCCGACCAGAGCGAGGCACCGAAATGGAAAGTGCAGGATGGTTATGCGGAAATCGTCGGACGCGCCGGCTCACTGAAATCCAAAGAGACCATCAAGGGTGACGTGCATCTGCACATCGAGTGGGCCACGCCTGCTGAAATCGTGGGCAAGGGTCAGGGTCGCGGCAACAGCGGCGTGTATCTCGGAGGCTTTCCGGAGATTCAAGTGCTCGATTCCTACGAAAACGAGACGTACGCGGATGGCCAGGCTGCGGCACTCTACGGCAACTACCCGCCCGCGGTGAATGCCTCCAAGAAACCTGGCGAATGGCAGAGCTACGACATCATCGCCGAGCGCGCGAAGGTGGAAAACGGCAAGGTGGTCCGCAAGGCTCGCCTCACGGTGAAGCACAATGGCGTGGTGGTACATGACAAGGTGGAACTCGACACCCGCACCATGGAAGGCGACATCACCCTGCAGGATCACCTGAACCCCGTGCGCTACCGGAACATCTGGGTCTTGCCGTTGAAAAATGACGAGCCAAAGTCCTGA
- a CDS encoding sulfatase encodes MMTRRFLLVLLCLVSSVASARASKPNIVVFLADDLSWGDCSIYNAKSGIRTPNMERIAKDGMNFPLAFVASPSCAPSRAALLTGLYPARNGSMFNHQRPDPQHKKWPAWFKEAGYETAAIGKVAHYAQVQEYGFDHASHFKYHEDDCITAAVSWLENRQKEKDKQDKPLCLMVGTNWPHVPWPEKTSYKPGEATLPASQVNTPETHQARAKYAEAVSNADHDLGVVYDAARKLLGENTLFIFTADHGAQFPFGKWNCYDAGIRTPFLVVWPGKVAPGSTSDVLVSWVDILPTCLEAAGAALPPEGTLSGKSLLPALSGNYVRVREHIFTTHSGDGKMNEYPTRSVRTRFWKYIRNLKPDTEFTSHIDKAQGGDGRSYWTSWEAAARQDPKAAAIVKRYHVRPAEELYDLVEDPDELHNLAQDPKAAEPLAELRAELDQWMEEQGDKGLETEAARKPKEKP; translated from the coding sequence ATGATGACGCGTCGTTTCCTGCTTGTCCTGCTGTGCCTGGTCTCCAGCGTTGCCTCAGCACGTGCATCGAAGCCAAACATCGTCGTCTTTCTCGCCGATGACCTGAGCTGGGGCGACTGCTCCATCTACAATGCGAAGAGCGGCATTCGCACGCCGAACATGGAGCGCATCGCGAAGGATGGGATGAACTTCCCGCTCGCGTTCGTGGCGTCGCCTTCCTGCGCGCCGAGCCGCGCCGCGCTGCTCACCGGTCTCTATCCCGCGCGGAATGGCTCCATGTTCAACCACCAGCGCCCGGATCCGCAGCACAAGAAGTGGCCTGCATGGTTCAAGGAAGCCGGCTACGAAACTGCCGCCATCGGCAAGGTCGCGCACTACGCGCAGGTGCAGGAGTACGGATTCGACCACGCCAGCCACTTCAAGTACCACGAGGACGACTGCATCACCGCTGCCGTCTCGTGGTTGGAAAATCGGCAGAAAGAAAAAGACAAACAGGACAAGCCACTGTGTCTCATGGTCGGCACCAACTGGCCTCACGTGCCGTGGCCGGAGAAGACCAGCTACAAGCCCGGCGAGGCTACCCTGCCCGCATCCCAGGTAAACACACCTGAGACCCACCAGGCGCGTGCGAAATATGCAGAAGCCGTGAGCAACGCGGATCATGACCTGGGTGTGGTGTACGACGCCGCGCGCAAGCTGCTCGGCGAAAACACCCTCTTCATCTTCACCGCCGATCACGGAGCGCAGTTTCCCTTTGGAAAATGGAACTGCTATGACGCTGGCATCCGCACTCCGTTCCTCGTCGTGTGGCCGGGAAAAGTGGCTCCAGGTTCCACTTCGGATGTCCTGGTGAGTTGGGTGGACATCCTGCCCACCTGCCTGGAAGCCGCTGGAGCGGCGCTACCCCCGGAGGGCACCCTGAGCGGCAAGTCGCTCCTCCCCGCCCTCTCGGGAAATTACGTCCGGGTACGCGAACACATCTTCACCACGCACAGCGGCGACGGGAAGATGAACGAGTACCCCACGCGCTCCGTGCGCACCCGATTCTGGAAGTACATCCGCAATCTAAAACCGGACACGGAATTCACCTCTCACATCGACAAGGCCCAGGGCGGCGATGGACGCAGCTACTGGACCTCATGGGAAGCCGCCGCGCGGCAGGATCCCAAGGCCGCCGCCATCGTAAAACGCTACCATGTCCGGCCCGCGGAGGAATTGTACGATCTGGTTGAGGATCCAGATGAGCTGCACAACCTCGCCCAGGATCCAAAAGCCGCAGAACCCCTGGCCGAACTGCGCGCCGAACTCGACCAGTGGATGGAAGAACAGGGCGACAAAGGACTGGAGACAGAGGCGGCGCGGAAGCCCAAGGAGAAGCCGTAA
- a CDS encoding MoaD/ThiS family protein produces MPLVEFTPNLASQTSAQACRVEGATVGESLQAVFAKQPGLRSYLLDDQGAVRHHVVVFVDGAAIKDRRTLSDSVQPDSEIFIMQALSGG; encoded by the coding sequence ATGCCTCTGGTGGAGTTCACTCCGAATCTCGCAAGTCAGACCTCGGCGCAAGCCTGCCGGGTGGAGGGCGCGACGGTCGGTGAGTCTCTCCAGGCCGTCTTTGCGAAACAACCCGGTCTGCGCAGCTACCTTCTAGATGATCAAGGGGCCGTGCGGCATCACGTGGTGGTGTTCGTGGACGGCGCCGCCATCAAAGACCGGCGCACGCTCTCCGATTCCGTGCAGCCAGACTCGGAGATCTTCATCATGCAGGCCCTTTCGGGCGGCTGA
- a CDS encoding acetylxylan esterase, whose protein sequence is MRAFLSTPISIHFSGIMSPRISLFAATLALTTVVSAAAPATSTTPAAPKPAPTKPAAAPVPAPAPTPAKPLNPFVVHAEKENATYKTGEQVTFTITLAKDSPAPRDAEISWSISKDGVPPVTTAKGKLVDGKATATTSLNEPGFLLCRVSWNQDGKVHNSLGGAAVDPLLIKPSLPVPDDFDAFWDAQKKKLAAVPAKSTLTPVPSPTKKAETFDVKVDALGAPVSGYFARPVNAKPKSLPIILMVHGAGVSSSNLPSAASWAENGMLAFNMNAHGIPNGKPPEFYSSLAQADLKDYRNVGRDSRDTWYFLGMFLREVRALDFLCSQPEWDGKTVVVYGSSQGGFQGFAISAIDPRVTFLAAGVPAGCDHTGIVVNRVNGWPKVVPNLPDGKPDPKVLEASRYFDNVNFAAKTKAKGAYLTVGFIDTTCPPTGVYAAYNALPLSTKAIYDDIPSGHANSPQASAAMVEAVKKHVKENSK, encoded by the coding sequence ATGCGTGCGTTCCTTTCGACTCCCATTTCCATTCATTTCTCCGGCATCATGTCTCCTCGCATTTCCCTTTTCGCTGCCACGCTGGCGCTGACCACCGTTGTCTCCGCCGCCGCTCCCGCCACCTCCACGACTCCTGCCGCGCCCAAGCCCGCGCCGACGAAGCCGGCGGCAGCTCCAGTTCCAGCTCCAGCGCCCACTCCCGCCAAGCCGCTGAATCCCTTCGTCGTGCATGCGGAGAAGGAGAACGCCACCTACAAGACCGGCGAGCAGGTGACCTTCACCATCACGCTCGCCAAGGACTCTCCTGCGCCGCGCGATGCCGAAATCTCCTGGAGCATTTCGAAAGATGGCGTGCCTCCCGTCACGACTGCCAAAGGCAAGCTGGTGGATGGCAAGGCGACCGCTACCACCTCCTTGAATGAGCCCGGCTTCCTCCTCTGTCGCGTGAGCTGGAATCAGGATGGAAAGGTGCACAACTCCCTCGGTGGGGCTGCGGTGGATCCGCTGCTCATCAAACCCAGCCTGCCGGTGCCGGATGACTTCGATGCCTTCTGGGATGCGCAGAAAAAGAAGCTCGCCGCCGTGCCAGCGAAGTCCACCCTGACTCCAGTGCCTTCTCCCACAAAGAAAGCTGAGACCTTCGATGTGAAGGTGGATGCCCTCGGCGCACCCGTATCCGGCTACTTCGCGCGCCCGGTGAACGCCAAGCCGAAGAGCCTACCCATCATTCTGATGGTGCACGGCGCTGGAGTGAGCTCGTCCAACCTCCCGTCCGCGGCATCTTGGGCGGAGAACGGCATGCTGGCCTTTAACATGAATGCCCATGGCATTCCCAATGGCAAACCACCGGAATTCTACAGCAGCCTCGCACAAGCGGACTTGAAGGACTATCGCAATGTGGGACGCGACTCCCGCGATACTTGGTACTTCCTCGGCATGTTCCTGCGCGAAGTGCGCGCCCTCGACTTCCTCTGCTCACAGCCCGAGTGGGATGGCAAGACGGTCGTGGTGTATGGCAGCAGCCAGGGTGGCTTCCAGGGATTCGCCATCTCGGCAATCGATCCTCGTGTCACCTTCCTCGCCGCCGGCGTGCCTGCCGGTTGCGACCACACCGGCATCGTGGTGAACCGTGTGAATGGATGGCCGAAAGTTGTGCCCAATCTTCCCGACGGCAAACCCGACCCCAAGGTGCTCGAAGCATCACGCTACTTCGACAACGTGAACTTCGCTGCCAAGACTAAAGCGAAGGGCGCCTATCTCACCGTGGGCTTCATTGATACCACCTGCCCTCCCACGGGCGTGTACGCCGCCTACAACGCCCTGCCGCTCTCCACGAAAGCGATCTACGATGACATCCCCAGCGGACACGCGAACTCACCCCAAGCCAGCGCGGCCATGGTAGAGGCGGTGAAGAAGCATGTGAAGGAGAACTCCAAGTAA
- a CDS encoding response regulator yields the protein MADRDRIRVLIVENEGLVGCDLAATLERLGYMVAGLCRTGEEALNMVGDLRPDVVLMDVHLGGKIDGIETAKVLKKRFPVAVVYLTACVDAETVARARETHPSGYLLKPYSETELSASLEMAAVRNREEQRRRRYEESFFHAFQSLEDGVIGADVAGRILFVNPAAERVLGWSVAEASGRTLTEVYAIHNIEGEMMLVLPADDKEDAMPRQLLLTTKTRERVLIEDRVTSVHDELGSVVGIVVLFRPLSPVEKPAVAAPLPPPPQAISSSTAPLVDIVESISDPLVALDGQWRFTYVNASATKLFRRDKRALLGQSLWDVLPPSVRLSHYEALARALLHREPVTREIYLEEFSAWHEARTYPFANGLLLLIKDITTRKLEVERNNRLDRLESLGLLARGFAHDFNNLLTVLLGNLALAEMRYTNEADRPPEITTAKQATLQAQDLVQQLLTFARGGAPIKRQISLSELVKTFFEHHARVPHVHYYVEVQEDLPEVAVDPNQIRRLLGNLIRNAEQATVRGGDIYVRCEVATEEEMFPHETLSESPGEFAGVTLEVRDGGEGIASDHLSRIFEPYFSTRKSESATGLGLTVCESIAKSHGGTISVNSHKGQGTRVRFFIPVDGDAEEADALALGATFTSPSTNSRILVLEDDHLVRALIVRGLQTQNYEVVETVDGNDTVRLYQQAMQDGRPFDLVVLDLSIPNGMGGLRTMEKLRALEPNILAIVSSGYSDDPVMAQPVAYGFTAALPKPYEPVELIRLVKSVLVSRMRPEV from the coding sequence ATGGCTGACCGCGACCGCATACGAGTACTGATCGTTGAGAATGAAGGTCTCGTTGGGTGCGATCTCGCAGCCACTCTCGAGAGGCTGGGCTACATGGTCGCTGGTCTCTGCCGCACGGGTGAAGAGGCGCTGAACATGGTGGGCGATCTTCGTCCCGACGTGGTGCTCATGGATGTGCATCTCGGTGGAAAAATAGACGGCATCGAAACAGCCAAGGTTCTGAAGAAGCGCTTTCCTGTAGCCGTGGTTTATCTCACCGCGTGTGTGGATGCAGAGACTGTGGCGCGCGCGAGGGAGACACATCCTTCCGGTTATCTGCTGAAGCCTTACAGCGAGACCGAACTGAGTGCCTCACTTGAGATGGCCGCTGTTCGCAATCGTGAAGAGCAACGCCGCCGGCGCTACGAAGAAAGCTTTTTCCATGCGTTCCAAAGTCTTGAGGACGGCGTCATCGGTGCGGATGTTGCGGGACGCATTCTCTTCGTAAATCCTGCCGCGGAACGTGTGTTGGGATGGAGTGTCGCGGAAGCTTCCGGCCGCACGCTGACCGAGGTGTATGCCATTCACAACATCGAGGGCGAGATGATGCTTGTCCTGCCTGCGGATGACAAGGAGGACGCCATGCCGCGCCAGCTCCTGCTCACCACGAAGACGCGCGAGCGTGTGCTCATCGAAGACCGTGTAACGTCGGTGCATGATGAGCTGGGCAGCGTGGTGGGGATCGTGGTTCTTTTTCGTCCGTTGTCTCCCGTGGAGAAACCGGCGGTTGCCGCACCGCTTCCTCCACCTCCTCAAGCAATCAGTTCGAGCACCGCTCCGCTGGTGGACATCGTGGAGAGCATCTCGGATCCGCTCGTGGCGCTCGATGGCCAGTGGCGCTTCACGTATGTGAATGCGAGCGCGACCAAACTTTTCCGCCGCGACAAGCGTGCGCTCCTGGGCCAGTCCCTCTGGGATGTGCTGCCGCCGAGCGTGCGCCTGAGCCACTACGAAGCGCTCGCCCGAGCACTGCTGCATCGCGAGCCAGTAACGCGTGAGATCTATCTGGAAGAATTTTCGGCATGGCATGAGGCACGCACCTATCCCTTCGCGAATGGATTGCTCCTTCTCATCAAGGATATCACCACGCGGAAGCTGGAAGTGGAGCGGAACAACCGGCTTGATCGCCTGGAGTCCCTCGGTCTGCTCGCGCGCGGATTTGCGCACGACTTCAACAACCTGCTCACCGTGCTGCTGGGCAATCTCGCACTCGCCGAGATGCGCTACACGAATGAGGCTGACAGGCCGCCGGAGATTACCACGGCCAAACAGGCCACCCTGCAGGCACAGGACCTCGTGCAGCAGCTCCTGACCTTTGCGCGCGGCGGTGCGCCCATCAAACGGCAGATCTCGCTCTCGGAGTTGGTGAAGACTTTCTTTGAGCATCACGCGCGCGTGCCGCATGTGCACTACTATGTGGAGGTGCAGGAGGATCTGCCTGAAGTGGCCGTGGATCCGAATCAGATCCGCCGCTTGCTGGGTAACCTGATTCGCAATGCGGAACAGGCCACCGTGCGTGGAGGCGATATTTATGTTCGTTGCGAAGTGGCGACCGAGGAGGAGATGTTCCCGCATGAGACACTTTCCGAATCACCGGGCGAATTCGCCGGTGTGACGCTGGAAGTGCGCGACGGTGGCGAGGGCATTGCCTCGGATCATCTCTCACGCATTTTCGAGCCCTACTTCTCCACGCGCAAATCGGAGAGTGCGACCGGCCTGGGCCTCACTGTGTGTGAGTCCATCGCGAAGTCGCACGGCGGCACCATTTCGGTGAATTCCCACAAGGGACAGGGCACGCGGGTACGCTTCTTTATTCCCGTAGATGGAGATGCAGAAGAGGCGGATGCGCTGGCGCTGGGCGCCACCTTCACCTCGCCGTCCACGAACTCCCGCATCCTGGTGCTGGAGGATGATCACCTCGTGCGCGCCCTCATCGTGCGCGGCCTGCAGACGCAGAACTACGAGGTGGTGGAGACGGTGGATGGCAACGACACCGTGCGCCTCTACCAGCAGGCCATGCAGGATGGGCGCCCTTTTGATCTCGTGGTGCTGGACCTCAGCATCCCGAATGGGATGGGTGGCCTGCGCACCATGGAAAAACTTCGTGCCCTGGAGCCGAACATTCTCGCGATCGTAAGCAGCGGCTACTCCGATGACCCGGTGATGGCCCAGCCTGTCGCCTACGGATTTACCGCCGCGCTGCCCAAGCCTTATGAGCCGGTGGAATTGATCCGCCTGGTGAAGAGCGTGTTGGTCTCGCGGATGCGGCCGGAGGTGTAA
- a CDS encoding exo-alpha-sialidase: MSTTLHLGTRKGHFAIEKNGKGWKVAHSSFLGVQVPMLLPDARDSKLHAAVEHGHFGTKIHTSSDSGATWEERACPTYPPKPEGTPDILCPMRQTPVPWNLEKIWSLEAGGADEPGVLWCGTIPGGLFKSTDGGASWNLVESLWNRPERAKWFGGGYDWPGIHSICVDPRNSKRVVLAISCGGVWETLDGGETWDRYGKGLVADFMPPGQEEDWDSQDPHRIDACVTDPNTVWMQHHCGIYRSKDGGHTWQRFDNGNPAVFGFAVAVHPQKPETAWFVPGVKDEMRVPVDGALCVMRTQDDGKTFEPLRKGLPQEHAYHLIYRHCLDVSPDGRTLAMGSTTGSVWISEDSGDSWTRLSAELPPVFCVRFEKGS, from the coding sequence ATGAGCACGACACTTCATCTCGGCACACGCAAGGGACACTTCGCCATCGAGAAGAATGGCAAAGGCTGGAAGGTGGCGCACAGCTCTTTCCTCGGCGTGCAGGTGCCCATGCTGCTGCCGGATGCGCGGGACAGCAAACTCCACGCCGCCGTTGAGCACGGCCACTTCGGCACAAAGATACACACGTCCTCCGACAGCGGTGCCACGTGGGAGGAGCGCGCCTGCCCTACCTACCCACCCAAGCCGGAAGGGACTCCCGACATTCTCTGTCCGATGCGCCAGACGCCGGTGCCGTGGAACCTGGAAAAGATCTGGTCGCTGGAAGCCGGCGGCGCAGATGAGCCGGGTGTATTATGGTGTGGGACAATCCCCGGTGGTCTCTTCAAGTCCACCGATGGCGGAGCCAGCTGGAACCTGGTGGAGAGTCTGTGGAACCGCCCCGAGCGAGCCAAGTGGTTCGGCGGTGGCTACGATTGGCCCGGCATCCATTCCATCTGCGTGGATCCCCGCAACAGCAAGCGTGTGGTCCTCGCCATCTCCTGCGGAGGCGTGTGGGAGACCCTCGATGGTGGCGAAACATGGGATCGCTATGGCAAGGGACTCGTTGCAGACTTCATGCCTCCCGGTCAGGAGGAAGATTGGGATTCCCAGGATCCTCACCGCATCGACGCCTGTGTCACCGATCCCAATACTGTCTGGATGCAGCATCATTGCGGCATCTACCGCTCCAAGGACGGCGGCCACACCTGGCAACGCTTTGACAACGGGAACCCCGCCGTCTTCGGTTTCGCCGTGGCGGTGCATCCGCAGAAGCCGGAGACCGCGTGGTTCGTGCCCGGCGTGAAGGATGAAATGCGCGTGCCCGTAGATGGCGCGCTGTGCGTGATGCGCACCCAAGATGACGGCAAGACCTTCGAACCCCTGCGCAAAGGACTGCCGCAGGAGCACGCCTACCACCTCATCTACCGCCACTGCCTGGATGTATCTCCAGATGGCCGCACCCTCGCCATGGGCTCCACTACTGGTTCCGTATGGATCAGCGAGGACAGTGGCGACTCATGGACGCGCCTCAGCGCGGAGTTGCCGCCGGTGTTCTGCGTGCGGTTTGAGAAGGGGAGCTGA